One segment of Onychomys torridus chromosome 3, mOncTor1.1, whole genome shotgun sequence DNA contains the following:
- the Znf775 gene encoding zinc finger protein 775, whose protein sequence is MESILVANGSGDGLPGIKQEKPEWLLQTAVSQAALPEKDKENIFQQQGVLPPCQTVGRPWALGSQEEIGGAWWVPPPEQTTRVPGTAPGPLSPALPAGGGHFVCVDCGKRFSWWSSLKIHQRTHTGEKPYLCSKCGKSFSQKPNLERHQRHHTGERPFCCPECTRRFSQKQHLLKHQKTHSRPATHACPECERCFRHQVGLRIHQRAHARDRLGARVSLQEMLRYAAVRRRAYRLRPGSPRGRSEWVWLGLCQGWWGQHGVRIAAHGRLGPSEQRQFICNECGKSFTWWSSLNIHQRIHTGERPYACPECGRRFSQKPNLTRHLRNHTGERPHPCSHCGRSFRQKQHLLKHLRTHQPGAQSARCTSCGQNYPSRAALRAHQRVHATAELLRSRSAVQGGVPGSEPQAETARSVAVKPHGPQGVKEVLCGQRCETLAAPSEQRQFICNECGKSFSWWSALTIHQRIHTGERPYACPDCGRCFSQKPNLTRHRRNHTGERPYLCTACGRGFRQKQHLLKHQRVHRGAQAPHRHPEEEEEL, encoded by the exons ATGGAGAGCATCCTCGTTGCCAATGGCTCAG GAGATGGGCTGCCGGGGATCAAGCAGGAGAAGCCAGAGTGGCTGCTGCAGACTGCCGTGTCTCAGGCCGCGCTTCCGGAGAAGGACAAGGAAAACATATTTCAGCAGCAGGGCGTCCTCCCACCGTGCCAGACCGTGGGGCGGCCCTGGGCTCTGGGGTCACAGGAGGAGATTGGAGGTGCATGGTGGGTCCCACCTCCTGAGCAGACTACTCGAGTTCCGGGGACAGCTCCAGGCCCTCTGAGCCCGGCACTTCCTGCGGGTGGGGGTCACTTCGTGTGTGTGGATTGTGGGAAAAGGTTCAGCTGGTGGTCATCCCTGAAGATCCACCAGCGCACACACACGGGCGAGAAGCCTTACCTCTGCAGCAAGTGTGGCAAGAGCTTCAGCCAGAAGCCTAACCTGGAGCGCCATCAGCGCCACCACACCGGCGAGAGGCCCTTCTGCTGCCCAGAGTGCACAAGACGCTTCAGTCAGAAGCAACACCTACTCAAGCACCAGAAGACGCACTCTCGCCCCGCCACCCACGCGTGTCCAGAATGCGAGCGCTGCTTCCGGCACCAAGTGGGCCTTCGCATCCATCAGCGAGCGCATGCCCGGGACCGCCTGGGTGCCCGTGTCAGCTTGCAGGAGATGCTCCGGTATGCTGCTGTGCGCCGCCGGGCCTACCGCCTGCGCCCTGGATCCCCACGCGGGCGCTCCGAGTGGGTCTGGCTGGGGCTCTGCCAGGGATGGTGGGGCCAGCACGGGGTACGGATAGCAGCCCATGGCCGCTTAGGTCCCAGTGAGCAGCGCCAGTTCATCTGTAATGAGTGCGGTAAGAGCTTCACGTGGTGGTCATCGCTGAATATCCATCAGCGCATCCATACAGGCGAGCGGCCCTACGCGTGCCCTGAATGCGGCCGCCGCTTCAGCCAGAAGCCCAACCTCACAAGGCACCTGCGCAACCACACGGGCGAGCGGCCGCACCCATGCTCGCACTGTGGCCGCAGCTTCCGCCAAAAGCAGCACCTGCTCAAGCACTTGCGCACACACCAGCCTGGCGCCCAGTCCGCAAGGTGCACCAGCTGTGGACAGAACTACCCCAGCCGTGCGGCACTGCGGGCCCACCAGCGAGTACATGCCACAGCAGAGCTGCTGCGTTCGCGGTCTGCAGTCCAGGGGGGTGTGCCTGGTTCAGAGCCACAAGCTGAGACTGCCCGGAGTGTGGCTGTGAAGCCCCACGGTCCCCAGGGTGTCAAGGAAGTGCTGTGTGGTCAGAGGTGCGAGACCCTGGCTGCACCCAGTGAGCAGCGCCAGTTCATCTGTAACGAGTGCGGCAAGAGCTTCTCATGGTGGTCAGCGCTCACCATCCACCAGCGCATCCACACTGGTGAGCGGCCCTATGCCTGCCCAGACTGCGGCCGCTGTTTCAGCCAAAAGCCCAACCTCACACGACACCGGCGCAACCACACCGGCGAGAGACCCTACCTGTGCACTGCCTGTGGCCGTGGATTCCGTCAAAAGCAGCATCTGCTCAAGCACCAGCGTGTGCATCGCGGAGCTCAGGCGCCACACCGCCacccagaggaggaggaagagctgtAG